The DNA region TCTATATTTAAAAATGTTTCATGACGATAATGTAGAAGTTTATTTAAATGGACAACAGATTTTTAAAAAAGAGGGTTGGAACAATAGTTTAGAATATTTTCTATTAGAGGAGAAGGCTAAAACTTTTTTGAAAAAAGGCACCAATGTATTGGCTGTGCATGTTGAGAATACGAAAGGAGGTGCTTATCTTGATTTTGGATTGAGTGAGTCTATCCCAGATAATATAAAAAGTCAACTGGCTATACAAAAATCCATTAATATCACCGCTACAAAAACGGACTATACTTTTCAGTGTGGCAAGGTGGAGTTGACGGCGTCCTTTTTGTCTCCATTATTGTTAAATGATTTGCAACTATTGTCACAGCCGATTTCTTATGTAACATTTGATGCCAATGCAAATGATGGCAAAATACACCAAGTCTCTTTGGAATTAAATGTTTCTAGTGATTTAGTGGTGGATCATTCAGGAGAGAAAGTTCAAGGTGTACTACAGAAATCAAATGAATTACAATGGGTAAAAATGGGTTCTCAATCTCAAAATATATTACAGAAGACAGGGGATAATGTAAGAATGGATTGGGGGTATTTATATGTTGCTATACCAAACCAAAAGGAAAATGTGATTCGTTTTTCTAATAAAAAAAGTACAACCAATATAGAGAGTAGCCAACTGGATGCCATAATCCAAATAAACTATGGGAAAATTGGGAAAACTACAATTTCTAAAACGATCGCACTAGGATATGATGAGTTATACAGTATCCAATATTTTCACAATGATTTAAAACCTTATTGGACCAAATTCGCTAAGGATGTTCCAGATATGATCACTTCGGGATTTAAAAATCTTGTAAGTATACAAAAAAAATCCGATCAGTGGGATCATAAAATTTACCAAGATGCACTTGCAGCAGGAGGGGAGGAGTATGCTAAATTATGCGTACTTGCTTATCGTCAAAGTATTTCAGCACACGCTTTAGTCGAAAGCCCTAAAAAAGAAATCTTATTTTTCTCAAAAGAAAATTTTAGTGGGGGCTTTGTCAATACTGTAGATGTGACTTATCCTTCAGCTCCACTATATTTGACCTATAATCCCCAACTGATGGAGGGCATGCTCAATGGTATTTTTGAATATTCTGAGTCGGGACGGTGGAAAAAACCATTTCCTGCGCATGATCTAGGCAATTATCCATTAGCAAATGACCAAACTTACGGAGAAGATATGCCAGTGGAAGAAGCTGGTAATATGATGATACTGACTGGTGCAATTGTGAAAGCAAATAAAAGTATTGATTATGCCAAGATCCATTGGAAGACTTTGTCTATATGGGTTGATTTTTTAGTGAAAGATGGTTTTGATCCTGCAAATCAATTATGTACGGATGATTTTGCAGGACATCTAAGTCGCAATGCTAATTTATCTCTTAAAGCTATTATGGGTATTCGTACTTATAGTTATCTTGCTGGTTTAATGGGTGAAAAAGAATTGTCAGATAAATATTTGACTATAGCCAAGGATATGGCAATAAAGTGGCAAAAAATGGCAGATGAAGGAGATCATTATGCCTTAACCTTTGATAAAGGAAATACATGGAGTCAAAAATATAATCTTGTTTGGGATAAAATTATGGGATATCATTTATTTCCCGATAGTATTTCTCAGAAAGAAATTCGTTTTTATCTTTCTAAACAAAATAAATATGGAATTCCATTAGATAGTCGAAAAACATATACAAAATCTGATTGGATCGTTTGGTCTGCATGTATGGCTGATAAAAAAGCTGATTTTGAAAAATTAATCGCACCTATTTATAGATATAGTCAAGAGACGCCAACTCGAGTTCCTTTAGGTGATTGGCATGAGACACTAGATGGAAAACAAGTAGGATTTCAGGCTAGAAGCGTCGTGGGTGGCTATTTTATGAAAGTGTTAGAAGAAAAATTTAATAAATAAGAGGAATGAAAACAGTTTTAGTCTCGCTCATTGCGATAATTCCGATATTGGGATTTGCTCAAAAGAAAAAAGATTTGAAATCATCTGGTAATCCAATTTTTCCAGGTTGGTATGCTGATCCAGAGGCTATTGTTTATGGGAAAGAATATTGGGTATTTCCGACCTATTCTGATAAGTATGAAAATCAAGTATTTTTTGATGCCTTTTCTTCCAAGGATCTAGTACATTGGACTAAGCACAAGGATGTTTTGGATTCTTCTAACGTAAAGTGGGCAAAACAAGCAATGTGGGCACCTGCTGTATTAGAAAAAGATAAAAAGTATTATTTATTTTTTGGTGCAAATGATATACATCCAGGCGAGGTGGGCGGTATTGGTGTCGCTGTGGCAAATAAACCAGCAGGTCCTTATAAAGATCTGTTAGGGAAACCATTGATAGATACGATTGTAAATGGTGCACAGCCAATTGATCAATTTGTATTCAAAGATAAAGAAGGTCAATATTATATGTTTTATGGTGGTTGGGGGCATTGTAATGTCGTTCGTCTCAAGTCTGATTTTTCAAAATTAGTTCCATTCTCAGATGGAACGCTATACAAAGAGGTGACACCAAAAAACTATGTTGAGGGACCTTTTATGTTTGAACGTAAAGGGATTTATTATTTTATGTGGTCAGAAGGAGGCTGGACTGGACCAGATTATAAAGTTGCCTATTCTATGTCTGAAAATCCGCTGGGACCATTTAAACGTATCGGAACTGTCTTGGTTCAAAATTTTGATATAGCGAATGGCGCAGGACATCATTCTATTATTCATAATCCGAAATCAGACAAGTATTATATTGTTTATCATCGTAGACCAAATGGAGAAACCGCTGCAAATCATAGAGAGACTTGTATTGAAGAAATAAATTTTGATAAAGATGGTAAGATAATTCCAGTTAACATAAGTAAGTCAGGAGTGAAGATGGATGGTTTGTAAATAGGTGAAAAAATGCATTTTTCATTCTATTTACAATTCATTTGAAATTGATTGACTAGTTATAAGGTAATCTATAAATATCTTCACCACTTCTGACTAATAGATATTTATGTATGCAATATAAAAAAGTTTGTAACTGCTTAGTGGGGATTTTCATTTTGATGAATGCACGCGGACAATCCGTTTATAAGGATTTAACTAAATATGTAAATCCATTAATAGGTACGGGTGCTGTAGATAAAAATAGCCTTTCTGGTAGCAATTTTCCAGGGCCGACTTTGCCTTTTTCTATGGTACAGCTCAGTCCTGATACGGAAGATGCGCCCGACGATCCCGCTTCAGGATATGATTATTACGCAAAAACAATTGTGGGATTTAGTCATACACATTTGAGTGGCACTGGAGTTTCTGATTTATTTGATATATTATTAATTCCTACAAATGGGCGACTGTATATGTCACCAGGAACAGTTGATAAGAAAAAACCTGGTTTTCGCTCAACCTTTTCACATCAGGACGAGCAAGCAATCCCCGGATATTATCAAGTGAAGTTGACGGATTATGGCATAAATGCAGAGTTGACATCCTCTGCACATGTAGGTATGCATCGTTATACATTTTCTGAAAAAGATAGCTCAAGGATTATTATTGATCTAGATCATTCGTTAAATAAAAAACGTACCTATTGGTCTTGTAAGATATTGGATGCTCAGATTAAAGTCATCGCTCCCAATGCAATTGAGGGTTATAGAATAATTACTGGTTGGGCCAATATGCGAAAGGTGTATTTTCATATTGAATTTTCCAAACCATTCAAAGATGTGTTATTTGCCAATGGTAATGGGGCTCCTAAATTAAATACTATTCTTAATGGTAATGCGCTAAAAGCTGCGGCTGAATTTGACACAAAACCTGGTGAACAAATTCTATCCAAGGTCGCATTATCTGCAGTCAGTATAGAGAACGCTCGTGAAAATATGCAAGCAGAAATTCCAAATTGGGATTTTGATCAGGTAAAACAAAATGCACATGATATTTGGGAAAAAGAATTAGATAAAATTGCAATTGACGGTACAGATTCTCAAAAAACTATTTTCTATACAGCACTATATCATGCATTTACACAACCAAATAATATTGCGGATGTAAATGGGGATTATATGGCAACAGACTATACAATTCACAAAGCGGAAGATAAAACGCATTATTCTACATTTTCTATTTGGGATACTTATAGAGCAGCCAACCCGTTGTATTCTTTGATCGCGCCTAAGAAATCTGGAGCGTTTATTAATAGCATGTTACGTCAATATCAGACCTATGGTTTTCTTCCTATTTGGCAATTATGGGGCGAGGAAAACTATTGTATGATTGGCAATCATTCCATTCCTGTTATAGTAGATGCGGTGATGAAAGGAATTGGTGGATTTAATGTTGATTCAGCTTATGAAGCAGTGAAAAATTCATCTTTGAGAGATCATCAAGGTTCGCCTTTTTCAGTATGGGAAAAATATCACTATATACCGGAAAATATACAATCTCAATCTGTATCTATAGCGTTGGAGATGTCTTTTGACGATTGGTGTGTAGCTCAATTTGCAAAACATTTGGGTAAAACTGCAGACTATAATTATTTTATGCAAAGAGCGCAATACTATAAAAACTTGCATAATAAACAAACGAACTTTTTCCAAGCTAAAAATAGTGATGGTCAATGGTTGCCCAAATTTAATCCTTTAGATTATGGTGGCAACGGCGGCAGTCCTTTTACAGAAGGAAATGCATGGCAATACTATTGGTATGTGCCACAGGATGTTCCTAGCTTGATTGATATTACAGGAGGAAAAGAAGCATTTACACAGAAATTGGATACCTTTTTTACTTTAGTTGACAAGAGTGGCGAGACGAATGGCAATGCTTCTGGTTTCATTGGTCAGTATGCGCACGGTAATGAGCCTAGTCATCATGTAACTTATTTGTATGATTATGCAGGTCAACCTTGGAAAACGCAGTATTATGTATCCAAAGTTCTACGAGAACAATATACAACTGCTAGTTCGGGTTATTCTGGTAATGATGATTGTGGGCAAATGTCCGCTTGGTACATATTTAGTTCTATGGGATTTTATCCTGTAAATCCAGCTAGTGGTGTTTATGCGATTGGTTCCCCTATTTTGAAATCAGCGACGATTACCCTCCCTAATGGTAAAATTTTTACTATAAAAACAAAAAATGTATCTGATCAGAATTTTTATATCGAGAAGATTAAATTAAATGGTAAAGATTATCCATATTCTTACATTACTCAAACAGTGTTAGATCAAGGAGGAACTATGGAATTTGAGATGGGTAATAAACCTAATAAAAAAAGAGCAATTAATACAAATGCCTACCCATTGGAGTGGGGATATAATACTAAATAAAACATTTATATGGGAAAAAATAATATAGTTAAAATTGTATGTACAGCAGCAATAGGAATTGCTACTTTTAGTAATTCATTTGCACAGCATAAAAAACATAGTTGGGATGTGATTGATACTGCTGGAATAGTTAGTAGTGATACGATTAAGAAAGATGGAATTACATTGGTGTTTATCAATAAAGATCCAAATTTTGATCCTGCAGTTGCAAAAAGGATGGAAGAAACTTTTTTTACGATTTATCCCAAAGAATGTAAAATTTACAATCCAAAATCTCGTAAAGACGTTACCATGTTTATTGATCCAACCTACGATGGTGTCGCCGCAACCGGAGGTGGTTTAATGAGAGTGAATCCTGAATGGATGCATAAGCATCCAGAAGATATTGATGTAGTAACACATGAGGCGATGCATATTGTACAAGGTTATCCAAGATATGAACCAATATGGGTGACTGAAGGTATTGCGGACTATGTAAGAGCAACATTGGGTGTGGATAATGCAGGCGCAAACTGGAAATTGCCCGACTATAATCCCAAACAAAGTTATAAAAATTCCTATCGTATAACTGCACGCTTTTTTATATGGTTAACGAAAAATAAGAATAAATTAATAATAGAAAAATTGGACGCTGCTATGCGTGATAATACGTACACAGATGCATTTTGGAAAAACCAAACGGGTAAAACTATCGACGAGCTATGGGCAGAATATGGTGCAAATCCAGTAATTTAACGCCATGATAAAAAAGAGATTTCCAATTTATGGTATTTTATTCGGTGTATTTGTCTTAAATATTTCTTTTGCACAAAATAAAAAGGAAGATGTTGCCTCCCTTGTAAATGTGTTTTTAGGTACAAGTGCTGATCATGGACAAATGTCCCCTGCTGCGTCCTATCCGTTTAGCATGGTAAGTATTGGACCGCAGACATATCCACATCAACATACAGGTTATGAGTACGCCGCTAAAAAATTTGACGGATTTACTCATACACGTGTGGAAGGTGTTGGTTGTATGGGCAGTGGTGGAAATCTCCTAATCAAACCATATTTAGGCGAATATTCGGATACTTCTTTGTTATTGAAACTTGCACAGAATGCAGGCGCTGGATATTACGATGTGGCATTTACCAATGGAATTAAAGTGCATCTTGCAGCTGCGGAAAATACAGGAAAAGAAATGTATCATTTTCCAAAGGGGGAAAAAGGATTTTTCTTTGATCTGAGTCATACATTGGCTAATGGATTTGTTGCTGAGGAACACTCGTTGAAAGGAAATGCTATTTCTGGTTGGATTGATGCCCACACAACTTGTGGCGTAGGTACCTATAGATTGTTTTATTATTTACAATTGAGTGGTAATGCTGCATGGAAGGAATTGGGGAATCATAAATTATCTGCGCAAATTTCCGACCCTAGTCAAGATATAACTGCACTAGTTGGTCTATCAGATGTGGATGTTAATTATGCGAAAGCTTCTGCATTAAAAGGTTCCAATTGGAATGTTCAAACTGCCGCACATCAATCTTGGAATAGTTTGCTCGGACGTATCAAAGTACATGGCGATAAAGAACGTGAAAAACTTTTTTACTCTTTATTGTATCGTACGATGCAATCTCCATATTTGATATCAGAAGCTGACGGCTCATACAGAAATACAGGTGGAGAATTGAAAAAATCCGCTACGCAAATGTATAATGGTTGGTCCGTCTGGGATAACTATAAAACGCAATTGCCTTTATTGTCTTTATTTTATTCGGATAAATATCAAGGCATGGTGACTTCGCTTGCTAATTTGTATTTAGCGGGGAAAAAAGACTATGCGACACAACATGAACCAACAAATACAGTCCGTACAGAACATACTGTTGTTGTATTGCTAGATGCTTACAATAAAGGTTACAAAGTGCCATTTGCAGAGATTATTGATAGTGTAAAACAAGAAGTGGATCATTTAGATTTTTCTAGTCCGGATAAAAGTTTGGAATATAGTTACGATACTTGGGCATTGAGTGAAATTTATAAAATTTTAGGAAATAAGACTGAGGCGGATCATTATTTGCAAAAAGCATTAGACTATAAACAATATTGGAAAAAGGATTTCCAAGATATGACCAAAAATGATGTAGATCGTGTCGGTACACGTCATTTGTACCAAGGTACAATCTGGCAGTATAGATGGTTTGTCCCTTTTGATATACAAGGACTCATTGATCTGGATGGTGGAAAAAATGAATTTACTGATAAGCTATCGTATTTCTTCGATCATGATTTATATAATCATGCAAATGAACCAGATATTCAAGTTCCTGCCTTATTTAATGCATCATCTACTCCTTGGAGAGCACAAGAATGGATGCACAAATTAGCAGTGGATTCCGTTGTGCAGTATTATTTTAATGATAATTCAAAAGGTATTGATCCCTTCATTGACCGCATTTATAAAAATGTACCTCAGGCGTATATTCGTACGATGGATGATGATGCAGGAGCTAATTCGGCTTGGTTTGTTTTGGCAGCTTGTGGGATTTATCCTGCCTGCGTTGGTTTACCAGAATATTACTTAAATGTGCCATTATTTCCACAAATTGATATATCTTTTCCCACTGGTAAAAAATTATCCGTTGAAGTAGCGGATTTTAGTGATAAAAACTACTATATTCAAAATGTTTGGCTAAATGGTAAATTATTGGAAGGCAATACTTTATCACAACAGGAATTGTCTAAAGGAGGTATTTTGAAAATTTTGGCTGGAAATAAACCCAACAAGACTTGGGGTACGAAATCTCCATTTGTTACAAAA from Rhizosphaericola mali includes:
- a CDS encoding glutaminase domain-containing protein, which gives rise to MKFLFSIALLFLVSFGYSQVSKAPAYPLINHSTYFSIWSMTDSLNQNTTKHWTGVNQPFVGYLNVDGTQYRFLGKSAVRYKTILPVANDNKIPVSYTESLPKGDWTRGYVDGWNNGNLPFSDNLDNKNASSWKSKDLWVVRKFELNKLPSADLYLKMFHDDNVEVYLNGQQIFKKEGWNNSLEYFLLEEKAKTFLKKGTNVLAVHVENTKGGAYLDFGLSESIPDNIKSQLAIQKSINITATKTDYTFQCGKVELTASFLSPLLLNDLQLLSQPISYVTFDANANDGKIHQVSLELNVSSDLVVDHSGEKVQGVLQKSNELQWVKMGSQSQNILQKTGDNVRMDWGYLYVAIPNQKENVIRFSNKKSTTNIESSQLDAIIQINYGKIGKTTISKTIALGYDELYSIQYFHNDLKPYWTKFAKDVPDMITSGFKNLVSIQKKSDQWDHKIYQDALAAGGEEYAKLCVLAYRQSISAHALVESPKKEILFFSKENFSGGFVNTVDVTYPSAPLYLTYNPQLMEGMLNGIFEYSESGRWKKPFPAHDLGNYPLANDQTYGEDMPVEEAGNMMILTGAIVKANKSIDYAKIHWKTLSIWVDFLVKDGFDPANQLCTDDFAGHLSRNANLSLKAIMGIRTYSYLAGLMGEKELSDKYLTIAKDMAIKWQKMADEGDHYALTFDKGNTWSQKYNLVWDKIMGYHLFPDSISQKEIRFYLSKQNKYGIPLDSRKTYTKSDWIVWSACMADKKADFEKLIAPIYRYSQETPTRVPLGDWHETLDGKQVGFQARSVVGGYFMKVLEEKFNK
- a CDS encoding glycoside hydrolase family 43 protein, translated to MKTVLVSLIAIIPILGFAQKKKDLKSSGNPIFPGWYADPEAIVYGKEYWVFPTYSDKYENQVFFDAFSSKDLVHWTKHKDVLDSSNVKWAKQAMWAPAVLEKDKKYYLFFGANDIHPGEVGGIGVAVANKPAGPYKDLLGKPLIDTIVNGAQPIDQFVFKDKEGQYYMFYGGWGHCNVVRLKSDFSKLVPFSDGTLYKEVTPKNYVEGPFMFERKGIYYFMWSEGGWTGPDYKVAYSMSENPLGPFKRIGTVLVQNFDIANGAGHHSIIHNPKSDKYYIVYHRRPNGETAANHRETCIEEINFDKDGKIIPVNISKSGVKMDGL
- a CDS encoding GH92 family glycosyl hydrolase, giving the protein MQYKKVCNCLVGIFILMNARGQSVYKDLTKYVNPLIGTGAVDKNSLSGSNFPGPTLPFSMVQLSPDTEDAPDDPASGYDYYAKTIVGFSHTHLSGTGVSDLFDILLIPTNGRLYMSPGTVDKKKPGFRSTFSHQDEQAIPGYYQVKLTDYGINAELTSSAHVGMHRYTFSEKDSSRIIIDLDHSLNKKRTYWSCKILDAQIKVIAPNAIEGYRIITGWANMRKVYFHIEFSKPFKDVLFANGNGAPKLNTILNGNALKAAAEFDTKPGEQILSKVALSAVSIENARENMQAEIPNWDFDQVKQNAHDIWEKELDKIAIDGTDSQKTIFYTALYHAFTQPNNIADVNGDYMATDYTIHKAEDKTHYSTFSIWDTYRAANPLYSLIAPKKSGAFINSMLRQYQTYGFLPIWQLWGEENYCMIGNHSIPVIVDAVMKGIGGFNVDSAYEAVKNSSLRDHQGSPFSVWEKYHYIPENIQSQSVSIALEMSFDDWCVAQFAKHLGKTADYNYFMQRAQYYKNLHNKQTNFFQAKNSDGQWLPKFNPLDYGGNGGSPFTEGNAWQYYWYVPQDVPSLIDITGGKEAFTQKLDTFFTLVDKSGETNGNASGFIGQYAHGNEPSHHVTYLYDYAGQPWKTQYYVSKVLREQYTTASSGYSGNDDCGQMSAWYIFSSMGFYPVNPASGVYAIGSPILKSATITLPNGKIFTIKTKNVSDQNFYIEKIKLNGKDYPYSYITQTVLDQGGTMEFEMGNKPNKKRAINTNAYPLEWGYNTK
- a CDS encoding basic secretory protein-like protein, which translates into the protein MGKNNIVKIVCTAAIGIATFSNSFAQHKKHSWDVIDTAGIVSSDTIKKDGITLVFINKDPNFDPAVAKRMEETFFTIYPKECKIYNPKSRKDVTMFIDPTYDGVAATGGGLMRVNPEWMHKHPEDIDVVTHEAMHIVQGYPRYEPIWVTEGIADYVRATLGVDNAGANWKLPDYNPKQSYKNSYRITARFFIWLTKNKNKLIIEKLDAAMRDNTYTDAFWKNQTGKTIDELWAEYGANPVI
- a CDS encoding glycoside hydrolase domain-containing protein — its product is MIKKRFPIYGILFGVFVLNISFAQNKKEDVASLVNVFLGTSADHGQMSPAASYPFSMVSIGPQTYPHQHTGYEYAAKKFDGFTHTRVEGVGCMGSGGNLLIKPYLGEYSDTSLLLKLAQNAGAGYYDVAFTNGIKVHLAAAENTGKEMYHFPKGEKGFFFDLSHTLANGFVAEEHSLKGNAISGWIDAHTTCGVGTYRLFYYLQLSGNAAWKELGNHKLSAQISDPSQDITALVGLSDVDVNYAKASALKGSNWNVQTAAHQSWNSLLGRIKVHGDKEREKLFYSLLYRTMQSPYLISEADGSYRNTGGELKKSATQMYNGWSVWDNYKTQLPLLSLFYSDKYQGMVTSLANLYLAGKKDYATQHEPTNTVRTEHTVVVLLDAYNKGYKVPFAEIIDSVKQEVDHLDFSSPDKSLEYSYDTWALSEIYKILGNKTEADHYLQKALDYKQYWKKDFQDMTKNDVDRVGTRHLYQGTIWQYRWFVPFDIQGLIDLDGGKNEFTDKLSYFFDHDLYNHANEPDIQVPALFNASSTPWRAQEWMHKLAVDSVVQYYFNDNSKGIDPFIDRIYKNVPQAYIRTMDDDAGANSAWFVLAACGIYPACVGLPEYYLNVPLFPQIDISFPTGKKLSVEVADFSDKNYYIQNVWLNGKLLEGNTLSQQELSKGGILKILAGNKPNKTWGTKSPFVTKLELNK